Proteins from one Gibbsiella quercinecans genomic window:
- a CDS encoding UbiX family flavin prenyltransferase — translation MSRRRIIVGISGASGFQYGMKALELLRGQDIEVHLVVTKGAEVTRAMETQWQRQDITVLADEVHNVANLGASISSGSFKTLGMIIAPCSMNTLASIAHGLTSNLLTRAADVILKERRRLVLMVRETPLNLTHIKNMHLVTEMGGIIYPPVPAFYQQPQSVDDIVRHSVARALDLFELDVGGLNRWGEKHNEQ, via the coding sequence GTGAGCAGAAGGCGCATTATCGTGGGCATCAGCGGCGCATCCGGTTTCCAATACGGTATGAAGGCGCTGGAGCTGCTGCGCGGTCAGGACATTGAAGTGCACCTGGTGGTGACCAAAGGCGCGGAAGTGACGCGTGCGATGGAAACCCAATGGCAGCGCCAGGATATCACCGTACTGGCCGATGAGGTGCACAACGTTGCCAACCTGGGCGCGTCGATTTCAAGCGGTTCGTTCAAGACCCTTGGCATGATCATCGCCCCCTGCTCAATGAATACGCTGGCGTCCATTGCCCATGGGTTGACCAGCAACCTGCTCACCCGGGCGGCCGACGTGATCCTCAAAGAACGCCGCCGCCTGGTACTGATGGTGCGGGAAACGCCGCTTAACCTCACGCATATCAAAAACATGCATCTGGTGACCGAAATGGGCGGGATTATCTATCCGCCCGTTCCCGCCTTTTACCAACAACCACAGTCGGTTGATGACATTGTCCGCCACAGCGTGGCCCGCGCGCTCGATCTGTTTGAGCTGGATGTCGGGGGCCTTAACCGCTGGGGTGAGAAACACAACGAACAATAA
- a CDS encoding PLP-dependent aminotransferase family protein encodes MAEQICRYREIAEQLKRAIINGVLPAGRKLPSVRKLATQYGASMTTTLKALRTLEDEHYAQARPKSGFYAVLPEQAPTAPLRPVEIAPLDAQTELHLAMLGSDCRVRLDLANGAGSLYPIRKISLLMRQLSYRKPQLLGNAIKGAGYPPLQTEIARRALDYGCSLEAGEIMVTNGCIEALALALRAVTQPGDSVAVDSPCYFVLLQMLRHLGLRVVEVGRGEDGVTDAGQLAALFQQRVVTAWVALANVNNPVGTTMGDETKAFLAQSAEQHGVTIIEDDTFGDTAFSAARPFPLRAFSENVILCSGFSKTIAPGLRVGWLSGGKWSRKIAALKYTSTLGTSLLPQAAVAELLKNGGYDAHLRKLRRELARQVAALRAGVMRHFPPGTRVSTPQGGYVLWVELPPGCLPAHELSHIAREQGIGIAPGHLFATDRRFDHCLRLNAGFGWNDEVDSALQSLAKWCIPAKK; translated from the coding sequence ATGGCAGAACAGATATGCCGCTACCGTGAGATCGCGGAGCAGCTAAAACGGGCAATCATCAACGGCGTGCTGCCGGCCGGGCGCAAACTCCCTTCGGTCAGAAAGCTGGCTACACAGTACGGCGCCAGCATGACCACCACGCTCAAAGCCTTGCGCACGCTGGAGGATGAGCACTACGCCCAGGCCAGGCCGAAGTCCGGTTTTTATGCGGTATTGCCTGAACAGGCGCCAACTGCGCCGCTGCGGCCGGTGGAGATTGCGCCGCTGGATGCGCAAACGGAGCTGCATCTGGCCATGTTGGGCAGCGATTGCCGCGTGCGGCTGGATTTGGCGAACGGCGCCGGCAGCCTATACCCGATCCGCAAAATCAGCCTGCTGATGCGCCAGCTTAGCTACCGCAAGCCGCAACTGTTGGGCAATGCCATCAAGGGGGCGGGCTACCCGCCTTTGCAAACCGAAATTGCCCGCCGGGCGCTGGACTATGGGTGCAGCCTGGAAGCCGGCGAGATCATGGTGACCAATGGTTGCATTGAAGCGCTGGCGTTGGCGCTGCGCGCGGTAACCCAGCCGGGCGACAGTGTGGCGGTGGATTCACCCTGTTATTTTGTGCTGTTGCAGATGCTGCGCCATTTGGGGCTGCGGGTGGTGGAAGTGGGGCGCGGCGAAGATGGCGTTACCGACGCCGGGCAATTGGCCGCGCTGTTCCAGCAACGGGTGGTCACCGCCTGGGTGGCGCTGGCTAATGTGAACAACCCGGTGGGCACCACCATGGGGGATGAAACTAAAGCCTTTTTGGCCCAGTCGGCGGAGCAGCACGGCGTCACCATCATCGAAGACGATACCTTTGGCGATACCGCCTTTAGCGCCGCGCGGCCTTTCCCGCTGCGCGCGTTCAGCGAAAATGTGATTTTGTGCAGCGGTTTTTCCAAAACCATCGCGCCCGGCCTGCGCGTGGGCTGGTTGAGCGGCGGCAAGTGGAGCAGAAAAATCGCTGCGCTGAAGTACACTTCAACGCTCGGCACCAGCCTGTTGCCGCAGGCCGCAGTGGCGGAACTGCTGAAAAACGGCGGCTACGACGCACACCTGCGCAAGCTGCGGCGGGAGCTGGCGCGGCAGGTTGCCGCCCTGCGCGCCGGGGTGATGCGGCATTTCCCGCCCGGCACGCGCGTTTCAACGCCGCAGGGCGGTTATGTGCTGTGGGTAGAGCTGCCGCCGGGCTGCCTGCCGGCACATGAACTGTCGCACATTGCGCGTGAACAGGGCATCGGCATTGCCCCCGGCCACCTGTTTGCTACCGATCGCCGTTTCGATCACTGCCTGCGGTTAAACGCCGGCTTTGGTTGGAATGACGAGGTCGACAGCGCCCTGCAATCGTTGGCGAAGTGGTGCATTCCTGCAAAAAAATAA
- a CDS encoding acyl-CoA dehydrogenase family protein: MYLTEIHQQIRDMTRKFADEVIRPQAEELDREERFAGDIYQQMGELGLFGITVPEAYGGVGLDVVAYAVVMEELSRGYASVADQCGLVELLGTLLSQHGNDSQRARWLPGLLNASLKGAYCITEAGAGSDVSGVKTTATRSENGWVLNGSKLWIHNAPVADVAFVLARTDKEAGHRGMSIFIVDCALAGVSKGPKEHKMGQRSSQVGELHFNQVQLPADALLGAENRGFHMMMSALNKGRVGIGALAVGIARAGLEAATEYAKQREQFGQNIAGFQAVQFMLADIAKDTEAARLLVHSAAYKIDTDAADATAACSMAKCFAGDVAVQHSANAVQIFGGSGYIRGVEVERLYRDAKITQIYEGTNQIQRMIIARHLLA; encoded by the coding sequence ATGTATTTAACTGAGATCCATCAACAGATTCGCGATATGACCCGTAAGTTTGCCGACGAAGTGATCCGCCCGCAGGCGGAAGAGCTGGATCGCGAAGAGCGTTTTGCCGGTGATATCTACCAGCAGATGGGGGAACTGGGGCTGTTTGGTATCACCGTGCCGGAAGCCTACGGCGGCGTCGGGTTGGATGTGGTGGCCTATGCGGTGGTGATGGAAGAGCTGTCGCGCGGCTATGCGTCAGTGGCCGATCAGTGCGGCCTGGTTGAACTGCTGGGCACGCTGTTGTCGCAGCATGGCAACGATAGCCAGCGCGCCAGGTGGCTGCCGGGCCTGCTTAATGCCTCGCTGAAAGGGGCATATTGCATCACGGAAGCCGGCGCGGGTTCCGACGTCTCCGGCGTGAAAACCACGGCGACGCGCAGTGAAAACGGCTGGGTGTTGAATGGCAGCAAACTGTGGATCCATAACGCCCCGGTGGCCGATGTGGCTTTTGTGCTGGCGCGCACTGATAAAGAAGCCGGCCACCGCGGCATGAGCATCTTTATCGTTGACTGCGCGCTGGCTGGCGTATCCAAAGGGCCGAAAGAGCACAAAATGGGGCAGCGCTCGTCGCAGGTGGGCGAACTGCACTTTAACCAGGTGCAACTGCCGGCGGATGCGCTGCTGGGGGCGGAAAACCGTGGTTTCCACATGATGATGAGCGCGCTGAATAAAGGGCGTGTGGGGATCGGCGCGTTGGCGGTCGGCATTGCGCGCGCCGGGCTGGAGGCCGCCACGGAATATGCCAAACAGCGCGAGCAGTTCGGCCAGAACATTGCCGGGTTCCAGGCAGTGCAGTTTATGTTGGCGGACATCGCCAAAGACACCGAAGCCGCACGCCTTTTGGTGCACAGCGCCGCCTATAAAATTGACACTGACGCGGCCGACGCCACTGCTGCCTGCTCAATGGCCAAGTGCTTTGCCGGCGATGTGGCGGTGCAGCATAGCGCCAATGCGGTGCAGATCTTCGGCGGCAGCGGCTATATCCGTGGCGTAGAGGTGGAGCGGCTCTATCGCGATGCCAAAATCACCCAGATCTATGAAGGCACCAACCAAATCCAG
- a CDS encoding MFS transporter, producing MAIPQVRLKHYLAYGSGDFFGMGTTALTGAWLLFFYTNFCNLTAIEAASIFAIARVFDAVASPLMGFFTDNFGKTALGKRFGRRKFFILLGIPAVFSYCFIWVSDMNYFYYLITYLVFEIVYSMVLVPYETLVPEMTNDFKQKTKFSGARIAFAQVSYIVAAYLPGLFFTWYGKDNASVFFYSGIVVAVICAVVLCLVYCYTWERPRPAEAVVEDGEKSAFNHTARKFVAEVFSTLKVKMFRKHLGMYLGGFIAQDLFNAVFAYYVIFVIYQTATVSSELLGIMSVLQFVAVLAMIPLCISWGPAPAYRLSVVLFGMACAAYGLLWLGDHNSLLLLMLVSALAGVGRGGINYIPWNTYTYMADVDEAITGQRREGIFAGVMTMTRKASQAGAIMVVGLLLQAAGFMPGQNQQPESVHQVILLVLCGGTLLLLLGGYVVSRGFILNVKNHAVLRASCTQMQAAGGPVAGSLSVEDQQILEQITGLPYEQLWGNNTVAYYNRCPD from the coding sequence ATGGCGATACCGCAGGTCAGACTCAAACACTACCTGGCTTATGGCTCGGGGGATTTTTTCGGCATGGGCACCACGGCGCTGACCGGCGCCTGGCTACTGTTCTTTTACACCAACTTCTGTAACCTCACCGCGATCGAAGCGGCGTCCATTTTCGCCATTGCGCGCGTTTTTGACGCCGTCGCCAGCCCGCTGATGGGCTTTTTTACCGATAACTTTGGCAAAACCGCGCTGGGCAAGCGCTTTGGGCGGCGCAAATTCTTTATCTTGCTGGGGATACCCGCGGTGTTCTCGTACTGCTTTATCTGGGTCAGTGATATGAATTATTTCTATTACCTGATCACGTACCTGGTGTTTGAAATCGTCTACAGCATGGTGCTGGTGCCTTATGAGACGCTGGTGCCTGAAATGACCAATGATTTCAAACAAAAGACCAAGTTTTCCGGCGCGCGGATTGCCTTCGCCCAGGTGTCCTATATTGTGGCGGCGTATTTGCCCGGGCTGTTCTTTACCTGGTACGGCAAGGATAACGCCAGCGTGTTTTTTTATTCCGGCATCGTGGTGGCCGTTATCTGCGCCGTCGTGCTGTGCCTGGTGTATTGCTACACCTGGGAAAGGCCGCGGCCAGCCGAAGCGGTGGTTGAAGACGGCGAAAAATCCGCTTTTAACCATACCGCCAGGAAATTTGTCGCCGAAGTGTTCTCTACCCTGAAGGTGAAAATGTTCCGCAAGCATTTGGGGATGTATCTGGGCGGGTTTATCGCACAGGATCTTTTCAATGCGGTGTTCGCCTATTACGTGATTTTTGTGATTTACCAAACGGCGACGGTGTCGTCTGAGTTGCTCGGCATCATGTCCGTATTACAGTTTGTCGCCGTGCTCGCGATGATCCCGCTGTGTATTTCCTGGGGGCCGGCGCCGGCATATCGGCTTTCCGTGGTGCTGTTCGGCATGGCCTGCGCCGCCTATGGCCTGCTGTGGCTGGGGGATCACAACAGCCTGCTGTTGCTGATGCTGGTGTCGGCTTTGGCCGGCGTGGGGCGCGGGGGCATCAACTATATTCCGTGGAATACCTATACCTACATGGCGGACGTTGATGAGGCGATTACCGGGCAACGCCGGGAAGGGATTTTTGCCGGCGTGATGACCATGACGCGTAAAGCCTCCCAGGCCGGGGCAATCATGGTGGTGGGGTTGTTGTTGCAGGCCGCCGGGTTTATGCCGGGGCAAAACCAGCAGCCTGAAAGCGTGCACCAGGTGATCCTGCTGGTGCTGTGCGGCGGCACGCTGTTGCTGCTGTTAGGCGGCTATGTGGTTTCACGCGGGTTTATCCTGAACGTGAAAAACCATGCGGTTTTGCGTGCCAGCTGTACGCAGATGCAGGCGGCGGGCGGGCCGGTGGCCGGCAGCCTGTCGGTGGAAGATCAGCAGATCCTGGAGCAAATCACCGGGCTGCCGTACGAACAACTGTGGGGCAATAACACGGTGGCCTATTACAACCGCTGCCCCGATTAA
- a CDS encoding UbiD family decarboxylase, giving the protein MSEKKATAVHDLRSAIELLKNIKGEFVSTDTEVDPHAELSGVYRYVGAGGTCERPTRKGPAMMFNNVKGFPGVRVVTGLMSTRERVGHLLDCPPEKLGFLLKDAVHHAVAPVLAEQAPECQQVVHYADDPAFDLRTLLPAPTNTEEDAGPYFTMGMCYASDPDTHESDITIHRLCIQSRDELSMWLTPGRHIDAFREKAEKAGKPLPISISIGVDPAIEIAACFEPPTTPLGFNELSIAGALRGQPVELAQCLTINERALAHAEIVIEGELLPNVRVREDQNTNTGKAMPEFPGYTGEAKAALPVIKVKAVTHRKNPILQTTLGPSGEHVSMAGIPTEASILDMLERAMPGRVLNVHAHTSGGGKLLAVLQFKKASPVDEGRQRQAALIAFSAFSELKHVILVDDDVDIFDTDDILWAMQTRYQGDVDTVFIPGVRCHPLDPSQIPEYSPSISQQGVTCKTIFDCTVPWHLKAGFERSKFKKVDVKRFLPDFE; this is encoded by the coding sequence ATGTCAGAGAAAAAAGCTACCGCTGTTCATGACTTACGTTCAGCCATTGAATTGCTGAAGAATATTAAAGGCGAATTTGTCAGCACCGATACCGAAGTGGATCCCCATGCGGAGCTCTCCGGTGTTTATCGTTACGTCGGTGCTGGCGGCACCTGCGAACGTCCAACGCGTAAAGGCCCGGCCATGATGTTTAACAACGTCAAAGGGTTCCCCGGCGTGCGCGTGGTGACCGGCCTGATGTCTACCCGTGAACGCGTGGGCCATTTGCTCGATTGCCCGCCGGAAAAACTGGGCTTCCTGCTTAAAGATGCGGTACACCACGCAGTGGCGCCGGTGCTGGCCGAACAGGCGCCGGAATGCCAGCAAGTGGTGCATTATGCCGACGATCCGGCCTTTGACTTGCGCACGCTGCTGCCTGCGCCCACCAATACTGAAGAGGACGCCGGCCCGTATTTCACGATGGGCATGTGCTACGCCTCGGATCCGGACACCCACGAGTCCGACATCACCATTCACCGCTTGTGTATTCAAAGCCGCGATGAGCTTTCCATGTGGCTGACCCCAGGCCGCCACATTGACGCGTTCCGCGAAAAAGCAGAGAAAGCCGGTAAACCGTTGCCGATTTCCATCAGTATCGGCGTCGATCCGGCGATAGAAATCGCCGCTTGTTTTGAGCCACCGACCACGCCGTTGGGCTTTAATGAACTCAGCATCGCCGGCGCGCTGCGCGGCCAGCCGGTTGAGCTGGCGCAGTGCCTGACCATCAACGAACGCGCGCTGGCCCACGCAGAAATCGTGATCGAAGGCGAACTGCTGCCGAACGTGCGTGTGCGTGAGGATCAGAATACCAACACCGGTAAAGCCATGCCGGAATTCCCAGGCTACACCGGTGAAGCCAAAGCGGCGCTGCCGGTCATCAAGGTGAAGGCGGTCACGCACCGTAAGAACCCGATTCTGCAAACCACCCTTGGCCCCAGCGGCGAGCACGTCAGCATGGCCGGGATCCCAACCGAGGCCAGCATCCTCGACATGCTGGAACGCGCCATGCCGGGCCGTGTGCTGAACGTCCATGCGCATACCTCTGGCGGCGGCAAACTGCTGGCGGTGCTGCAGTTCAAGAAAGCCTCGCCGGTGGATGAAGGGCGCCAGCGCCAGGCGGCGTTGATTGCCTTCTCTGCGTTTTCCGAGCTTAAGCACGTGATCCTGGTGGACGACGACGTGGATATCTTTGATACCGACGACATCCTGTGGGCGATGCAGACCCGCTATCAGGGCGATGTCGATACCGTCTTTATTCCCGGCGTGCGCTGCCATCCGCTCGATCCTTCGCAAATCCCGGAATACAGCCCGAGCATTTCGCAGCAGGGGGTTACCTGCAAGACCATCTTCGACTGCACCGTGCCGTGGCACTTGAAAGCCGGCTTTGAGCGTTCGAAGTTCAAAAAAGTCGATGTGAAACGTTTTCTTCCCGATTTTGAATAA
- a CDS encoding DUF554 domain-containing protein: MVVGPFVNGSAVLIGGLIGAYLGNKVPERLRTALPMTFGLSSMGLGIVLIGKIHSLPAVVLALIIGAALGEWVFLEEKIGRLGNLAKGLVSRFQTDDTGLDPKAFTEKYVAILVLFCASGTGIIGAMTEGMTHDPNILFVKSIMDIFTAAIFATVLGYAVAVIAVPQLIIQLLLAFSAVLIMPHTTPAMMNDFTAAGGFVMLAAGFRIAGIKSFPVANMLPALVLVLPVSYLWALYIH, from the coding sequence ATGGTAGTGGGCCCTTTTGTCAACGGGAGCGCCGTGCTGATCGGCGGCCTGATTGGCGCATACCTGGGGAATAAAGTTCCGGAGCGCTTGCGTACTGCTCTGCCGATGACCTTCGGCCTTTCCTCTATGGGGCTGGGCATTGTATTGATTGGCAAAATCCATAGCCTGCCGGCGGTGGTGTTGGCGCTGATTATCGGCGCGGCGCTGGGGGAATGGGTATTTCTGGAAGAGAAGATCGGCCGGCTGGGCAACCTGGCGAAAGGCCTGGTGAGCCGCTTCCAGACCGATGATACCGGGCTGGATCCGAAGGCGTTTACCGAGAAATATGTGGCGATCCTGGTGCTGTTTTGCGCCAGCGGCACCGGTATCATCGGCGCAATGACCGAAGGTATGACGCACGATCCCAACATCCTGTTCGTGAAATCGATCATGGATATCTTTACCGCGGCGATTTTCGCGACGGTGCTGGGCTATGCCGTCGCGGTGATTGCCGTCCCGCAGTTGATTATTCAACTGTTGCTGGCGTTCTCCGCGGTGCTGATTATGCCGCATACCACCCCGGCGATGATGAATGACTTTACCGCTGCCGGTGGGTTTGTGATGCTGGCCGCTGGTTTCCGTATTGCGGGGATAAAATCCTTCCCGGTTGCCAATATGCTGCCGGCGCTGGTGCTGGTGTTGCCGGTGTCTTATCTGTGGGCGCTGTATATCCACTAA
- a CDS encoding dihydrodipicolinate synthase family protein, whose protein sequence is MSTLRLPDRHGNLADYQLLGAAPAWPETPPAFNRIAYAAAHVVIAPEAQTANWLEKPAIDWDATLAYRHHLWQLGFKVAEAMDTAQRGMGISWPIARELIIRSLAAAKATPGADLAAGVGTDQLDANAATSLDQVIAAYEEQMELVEQHGGRIVLMASRALAKVATGSEDYLRVYNRLLQQSQGKVILHWLGDMFDPALTGYWGSTDIDRAADTVLAIINANPGKVEGIKMSLLSKEREIAFRQRLPEQVKMYTGDDYNYPDLIEGEQGHYSHALLGIFDAIAPAASQALNALAQGDRAQYHRILAPTVPLAREIFKAPTQYYKAGVVFLAWLNGHQRHFAMAGGMQAAREISHYAEIFRLADQAGLLHQPELALQRMQALLKIYGY, encoded by the coding sequence ATGTCTACCCTACGCCTGCCGGATCGCCACGGAAATCTTGCCGACTATCAACTGCTGGGCGCCGCCCCGGCGTGGCCGGAAACGCCGCCGGCATTCAACCGCATCGCCTATGCCGCCGCACACGTGGTGATTGCGCCCGAAGCCCAAACGGCCAACTGGCTTGAAAAACCCGCCATCGACTGGGATGCCACCCTCGCTTACCGCCACCATCTGTGGCAATTGGGTTTTAAAGTGGCCGAAGCGATGGATACCGCCCAGCGCGGCATGGGGATCAGTTGGCCGATCGCCAGGGAGTTGATCATCCGTTCGCTGGCGGCGGCCAAAGCGACGCCGGGCGCCGATCTTGCCGCCGGCGTGGGTACCGATCAGCTAGACGCCAATGCGGCCACGTCGCTCGATCAGGTCATCGCCGCCTATGAAGAACAGATGGAATTGGTGGAACAGCATGGCGGGCGGATAGTGCTGATGGCCAGCCGGGCGTTGGCCAAGGTAGCAACCGGCAGTGAAGATTATCTGCGGGTGTATAACCGCCTGTTGCAGCAGAGCCAGGGCAAAGTGATCCTGCACTGGCTGGGGGACATGTTTGATCCTGCGCTCACCGGTTACTGGGGCAGCACCGACATTGACCGCGCCGCCGATACGGTGCTGGCGATCATTAACGCCAATCCCGGCAAAGTGGAAGGCATCAAGATGTCGTTGCTTAGCAAAGAGCGCGAAATCGCCTTTCGCCAGCGCCTGCCCGAGCAGGTCAAAATGTATACCGGCGACGACTACAACTATCCGGATTTGATCGAAGGCGAACAGGGGCACTACTCCCATGCCCTGCTGGGGATTTTTGACGCCATCGCCCCTGCCGCCAGCCAGGCGCTAAATGCGCTGGCGCAAGGGGATCGTGCGCAATATCATCGTATCCTTGCGCCCACCGTACCGCTGGCGCGCGAGATCTTTAAAGCCCCCACCCAATATTACAAGGCGGGCGTGGTTTTTCTCGCCTGGTTGAATGGCCACCAGCGCCACTTTGCGATGGCGGGCGGCATGCAGGCCGCGCGTGAAATCAGCCACTATGCAGAAATCTTCCGCCTGGCCGACCAGGCCGGGCTGTTGCACCAGCCGGAGTTAGCGCTGCAAAGAATGCAGGCGCTGCTTAAAATATACGGTTATTGA
- a CDS encoding PadR family transcriptional regulator yields MKPQQSSPTWQADTDKRAACAKVRKKRREKMLDASDIRLLILHFLALGAAHGYELIKSIEDLSKGEYAPSPGIIYPNLTQLEEAGYIQVMDDQETRKAYSLEEKGRLLLQEQRDNLLVILERLTSLAILVNNRSIPEVERAIHNMKTALNSRLSQENISQQSLHAIIDAMDEAAKKIERS; encoded by the coding sequence ATGAAACCTCAGCAATCTTCCCCCACATGGCAAGCAGACACAGACAAGCGCGCCGCCTGCGCCAAGGTGCGTAAAAAGCGCCGCGAAAAAATGCTGGATGCCAGTGATATTCGTTTGCTGATCCTGCACTTCCTGGCGCTGGGGGCGGCGCATGGCTACGAGCTGATCAAATCGATCGAAGATCTGTCTAAGGGTGAGTACGCGCCCAGCCCCGGCATCATTTACCCGAACCTGACCCAGTTGGAAGAGGCGGGTTATATCCAGGTGATGGACGATCAGGAAACGCGTAAAGCCTATTCGCTGGAAGAAAAAGGCCGATTATTGCTGCAGGAGCAGCGTGATAATTTGCTGGTTATTCTTGAGCGTTTAACATCATTGGCGATATTAGTTAACAATCGCTCTATTCCCGAAGTTGAGCGCGCCATTCACAATATGAAAACAGCGCTAAATTCCCGCCTGTCGCAGGAAAATATTTCCCAGCAGTCCTTGCATGCCATTATTGATGCCATGGATGAAGCGGCAAAGAAAATAGAACGTAGTTGA
- a CDS encoding LysR family transcriptional regulator: MDLKRLQYFCSIAEQGSISKAARLLNIAQPPLSKRLQELEEEIGSPLFIRSPRKMQLTEAGTFLYRQACTILSRVNSLKRQTIMIATRKKHVVNIGISYLYLRYFNQMLLDYYHNRPDWDINVVVSDSSHLEEMLIGQAIDIALMQSPADKQPWFVRELEAVDTIAVISAHYAAMFAGKALHFTDLSGVPLILLHRIGGEGTYEILRNKLYEKIEQVNISIKVSEPKLILEMMEQGFAGAAFIPRSEFVPSPQGKYISCPLAESFAIYKPAMVTLSTTQDRQLWALPAEE, from the coding sequence ATGGATCTTAAAAGATTGCAGTATTTTTGCTCAATAGCGGAACAGGGCTCGATCAGTAAAGCCGCGAGACTATTGAACATCGCCCAACCGCCGTTAAGCAAACGCCTGCAGGAGTTGGAAGAAGAGATTGGTTCGCCGCTGTTTATCCGCTCGCCGCGAAAAATGCAGCTGACCGAAGCCGGCACCTTTCTTTACCGCCAGGCATGCACCATCCTGAGCAGGGTTAATAGCCTGAAGCGGCAGACCATTATGATCGCCACCCGCAAAAAACATGTGGTGAACATCGGCATTTCCTACCTTTATCTGCGCTATTTCAACCAGATGTTGCTGGATTATTACCACAACCGGCCGGACTGGGATATCAATGTGGTGGTGTCTGACTCCAGCCACCTGGAAGAGATGCTGATCGGCCAGGCGATTGATATCGCCCTGATGCAATCCCCGGCGGACAAACAGCCGTGGTTCGTGCGCGAGCTGGAAGCCGTCGACACGATCGCCGTCATTTCTGCGCATTACGCCGCCATGTTTGCCGGCAAGGCGCTGCATTTTACCGATCTGAGCGGCGTGCCGTTAATTCTGCTGCACCGGATCGGCGGTGAAGGCACCTATGAAATTCTGCGCAACAAACTGTATGAGAAGATTGAACAGGTGAATATCAGCATTAAGGTTTCCGAACCCAAGCTGATTCTTGAAATGATGGAGCAGGGGTTTGCCGGCGCCGCATTTATTCCCCGCTCCGAGTTTGTGCCCAGCCCGCAGGGCAAATACATCAGTTGCCCGCTGGCGGAAAGCTTTGCGATTTACAAACCCGCGATGGTGACGCTGAGCACCACGCAGGATCGTCAACTCTGGGCGCTGCCGGCGGAAGAGTAG
- the glyA gene encoding serine hydroxymethyltransferase has product MELSTRDPQIATLLSDEQQRQENNIELIASENYVSPAVLAAQGSVLTNKYAEGYPGKRYYGGCEVVDKVETLAIERACALFGAEYANVQPHSGSQANQAVFLTVLNPGDTILGMALTDGGHLTHGASVNFSGKMYHAVSYGLDAASETIDYQQVERLAREHRPKLIIAGASAYARIIDFARFRRICDEVGAYLMVDMAHYAGLIAAGVYPSPVGCADFVTSTTHKTLRGPRGGLILAKAKFGAALDKTLFPCYQGGPLMHIIAAKAVAFREAAETSFKRYQQQVIANARVMAETLRARGLRIVSGGTDCHMFLVDLRSKNISGKAAEALLESVHITLNKNAVPGDEYKATVTGGIRIGTPAMTTRGFTEREARALAGMIADVLEAPKDDAVLARVRDAALTLCARFPVNRPLP; this is encoded by the coding sequence ATGGAACTTTCAACACGCGATCCGCAGATTGCTACGCTGCTATCCGATGAGCAGCAACGGCAGGAAAACAACATTGAACTGATTGCCTCCGAGAACTACGTCAGCCCTGCGGTGCTGGCCGCCCAAGGCTCGGTGCTGACCAACAAATACGCCGAAGGCTACCCCGGCAAACGTTATTATGGCGGCTGTGAGGTGGTGGACAAAGTAGAAACGCTGGCGATTGAACGCGCCTGCGCGCTGTTCGGCGCAGAATATGCGAACGTGCAGCCCCATTCTGGCTCCCAGGCCAATCAGGCGGTGTTTCTGACGGTGCTGAACCCCGGCGACACCATTTTGGGCATGGCGCTGACCGACGGCGGCCACCTGACCCACGGCGCCAGCGTCAACTTTTCCGGCAAAATGTACCATGCCGTCTCTTACGGCCTGGATGCGGCCAGTGAAACTATCGATTACCAGCAGGTGGAGCGGTTGGCCCGCGAACACCGGCCAAAGCTGATCATCGCCGGTGCTTCCGCCTATGCTCGCATCATTGATTTTGCCCGTTTCCGACGTATCTGCGATGAAGTGGGCGCTTATCTGATGGTGGATATGGCTCACTATGCCGGGCTGATCGCCGCGGGCGTTTACCCTTCACCGGTGGGCTGCGCGGATTTTGTCACCTCAACCACCCATAAAACCTTGCGCGGCCCGCGCGGCGGGCTGATTCTGGCCAAGGCGAAATTTGGCGCCGCGTTGGATAAAACCCTGTTCCCTTGCTACCAGGGCGGCCCTCTCATGCATATTATCGCCGCCAAAGCGGTGGCGTTTCGGGAAGCGGCCGAGACAAGTTTTAAACGCTACCAGCAGCAGGTGATCGCCAATGCGCGGGTGATGGCTGAAACCCTGCGCGCACGCGGGCTACGCATTGTTTCCGGTGGCACCGACTGCCACATGTTCCTGGTCGATCTGCGCAGTAAAAATATCAGCGGCAAGGCGGCGGAGGCCCTGCTGGAAAGCGTGCATATCACATTGAACAAGAATGCGGTGCCCGGCGACGAATACAAGGCAACGGTGACCGGCGGGATCCGTATCGGTACGCCGGCCATGACCACGCGAGGTTTTACGGAACGCGAAGCGCGGGCGCTGGCCGGGATGATTGCCGATGTGCTGGAGGCGCCGAAGGATGATGCCGTGCTGGCGCGGGTGCGCGATGCGGCGCTGACGCTGTGTGCGCGCTTTCCGGTTAATCGGCCGCTGCCCTAG